From Halobacillus sp. Marseille-Q1614, the proteins below share one genomic window:
- the meaB gene encoding methylmalonyl Co-A mutase-associated GTPase MeaB, with translation MHSLAERIQQQDMRALARAITLIENDHEDKLKLMSDIFSVQKKAHHIGITGSPGAGKSSLINRLLTHLRAQDLTVAVIAVDPTSPFSGGSLLGDRTRMNQHFLDPGIFIRSMATRGSLGGLARATKDAIRVCDAYGFDVVLVETVGVGQSELDIMKVVDTTGLVLTPNSGDVLQIFKAGIMEIADLFVINKADLPGVVKLKATLEEYMMIAQPKGWHPLIVKTISTENKGMEELWQGMCDHYAYLYETDQGEKQRQLQLQLEVYELIREEIWRDVRSKIEQEAGKLKELEDPAADPYELARSWYQEWKGER, from the coding sequence ATGCATTCGTTAGCTGAGAGAATTCAACAACAAGACATGCGGGCCCTCGCTCGTGCCATCACACTGATTGAAAATGACCATGAAGACAAACTGAAGCTGATGAGCGACATTTTTTCCGTACAGAAAAAAGCGCACCACATCGGGATTACCGGCTCGCCTGGTGCAGGGAAAAGTTCACTCATTAATCGGCTGCTCACTCATTTGCGGGCCCAGGACTTGACGGTCGCTGTCATCGCTGTCGATCCCACCAGCCCGTTTAGCGGCGGTTCACTGCTCGGTGATCGGACGCGGATGAATCAGCATTTTCTCGATCCCGGGATCTTCATCCGCAGCATGGCGACTCGCGGAAGTCTCGGCGGCTTAGCACGGGCAACAAAAGATGCGATCCGGGTCTGTGATGCTTACGGCTTCGACGTCGTTTTAGTAGAAACCGTCGGCGTCGGACAGTCGGAGCTTGATATTATGAAAGTCGTCGATACAACAGGCCTCGTCCTGACTCCAAACAGTGGGGATGTGCTGCAGATTTTTAAAGCCGGAATTATGGAAATTGCTGATTTATTCGTGATCAATAAAGCGGATCTTCCAGGGGTCGTTAAGCTGAAAGCGACGCTTGAAGAGTATATGATGATCGCTCAGCCGAAAGGATGGCATCCGCTGATCGTCAAAACCATTTCAACAGAGAACAAAGGAATGGAAGAACTGTGGCAGGGCATGTGTGATCACTATGCCTACCTTTATGAAACAGACCAGGGGGAAAAACAGCGGCAGCTGCAGCTGCAGCTTGAGGTTTATGAACTGATTCGTGAAGAGATCTGGCGCGACGTAAGAAGCAAAATAGAACAAGAGGCCGGGAAACTCAAAGAACTAGAAGACCCGGCCGCCGATCCATATGAGCTGGCCCGCTCCTGGTACCAAGAATGGAAGGGTGAAAGATAA
- a CDS encoding TetR/AcrR family transcriptional regulator, whose protein sequence is MAKKQVHSSIKDEALVLKRRQQMIKGAVTLFTEKGFHKTTTREIAKASGFSIGTLYEYIRTKEDVLFLVCDSIYERVKERMEASIDQNETSVANLIEAVRAYFYLMDDMQGEVLVMYQEVKSLPKDAKDYVLQKEREMVAMLEKVIQNSLPFEISKEAVTLVANNIFVQGQMWGFRRWILQRTFTLESYTEQQIQMLLQGLNITESELT, encoded by the coding sequence ATGGCAAAAAAACAAGTCCACTCTTCAATTAAAGATGAAGCACTCGTATTAAAGCGGCGGCAACAGATGATCAAAGGAGCTGTCACTCTTTTTACTGAAAAGGGATTCCACAAAACGACAACGCGGGAAATTGCGAAAGCTTCGGGGTTTAGCATCGGGACGCTTTATGAGTACATCCGCACGAAAGAAGATGTCTTGTTTCTTGTTTGTGATTCGATATATGAGCGCGTAAAAGAGAGAATGGAAGCTTCAATTGACCAGAATGAAACAAGTGTCGCCAACTTAATAGAAGCGGTCAGGGCTTATTTTTACCTCATGGATGACATGCAGGGGGAAGTACTCGTCATGTATCAGGAAGTCAAATCGCTGCCGAAAGATGCGAAGGATTATGTGCTGCAGAAGGAGCGCGAGATGGTCGCCATGCTCGAAAAAGTGATTCAAAACAGCCTGCCGTTTGAGATTTCCAAAGAAGCAGTTACGCTTGTGGCGAATAATATTTTTGTCCAGGGCCAGATGTGGGGGTTCAGGCGCTGGATTCTCCAGAGAACGTTTACGCTGGAGTCCTATACCGAGCAGCAGATTCAAATGCTGCTGCAGGGATTGAACATTACGGAAAGTGAATTAACTTAA
- the icmF gene encoding fused isobutyryl-CoA mutase/GTPase IcmF, giving the protein MEQPKVYQAKRPVRFVTASSLFDGHDASINIMRRILQATGAEVIHLGHNRSVEEVVNAAIQEDVQGIAISSYQGGHVEYFKYMVDLLREKGAGHIRVYGGGGGVIIPREIKELHEYGVARIFSPEDGRSQGLQGMINQMVEECDFIPPIHDIESAVSDLVSGDPQAMARFITYVENTPKQEREAVATFETAIEKVTEKKIPVLGITGTGGAGKSSLTDELIRRFVNEIPEKKIGILSVDPTKKKTGGALLGDRIRMNAIFSPRVYMRSLATRDARSELSTAVEEAIQVMKAGGMDLIIVETSGIGQGDAAITDVTDLSMYVMTAEFGAPSQLEKIDMIDFADFIVINKFEQKGTEDALNQVKKQYERSHMLFHSDSSKYPVYGTIASQFNDPGTNTLFAGIVDKLNEDYSWQEDTQLERVEKVEKQNVIIPNERQQYLRDISKAVRDYHEHAEEQAEQARRLYQLKGAAQLLEDDQTKPALLSSIEEHEEKLDRHSTDLLNDWDALHERYSGDTYTFKVRDKEITMDITTESLSGLKIPKVALPNYSDWGDRLTWLLKENVPGAFPFTTGVFPFKRKGEDPKRQFAGEGTPERTNRRFHYLSEGDEAKRLSTAFDSVTLYGEDPDERPDIYGKVGESGVNICTLEDMKKLYDGFDLIDPSTSVSMTINGPAPIILAMYFNTAIDQQMEKFKEENGREPNEEEAANIKEETIRVVRGTVQADILKEDQGQNTCIFSTEFALRMMGDIQQYFIDHEVRNYYSVSISGYHIAEAGANPITQLAFTLANGFTYVEYYLSRGMDINKFAPNLSFFFSNGLDPEYTVLGRVARRIWAIVMKNKYGANERSQKLKYHIQTSGRSLHAQEIDFNDIRTTLQALIAIQDNCNSLHTNSYDEAITTPTQESVRRAMAIQMIISKEFGLTKNENSLQGSYIIRELTDLVEEAVLQEFERINDRGGVLGAMERQYQRGKIQEESLYYEGKKHSGELPIIGVNTYLNPNPPSEEEIDSMELARASKEEKEHQIKELRSFQKQHENETETALQRLQHTAASGGNIFAELMETVKVASLGQITNALYKVGGQYRRNM; this is encoded by the coding sequence ATGGAACAGCCAAAGGTCTATCAGGCGAAGCGTCCAGTACGATTTGTCACAGCCTCAAGCTTGTTTGACGGCCACGATGCTTCAATCAACATCATGCGCCGGATTTTGCAGGCGACAGGAGCAGAAGTCATCCACTTAGGCCACAATCGGTCAGTCGAAGAAGTCGTCAATGCGGCGATTCAGGAAGATGTCCAGGGAATTGCGATTAGTTCCTATCAAGGGGGACATGTCGAATATTTCAAATATATGGTCGACCTGCTTCGTGAAAAAGGCGCAGGTCATATCCGTGTGTACGGCGGAGGCGGAGGTGTAATCATCCCAAGAGAAATTAAAGAGCTTCACGAATACGGTGTGGCTCGAATTTTCTCTCCAGAAGATGGCCGTTCTCAAGGCCTGCAGGGTATGATCAATCAGATGGTCGAAGAGTGTGACTTTATTCCGCCGATTCATGATATAGAAAGTGCGGTTTCTGATTTAGTCAGCGGTGATCCGCAGGCGATGGCGCGGTTTATTACGTATGTCGAGAATACGCCAAAGCAGGAACGCGAAGCTGTCGCAACTTTTGAAACAGCAATTGAGAAAGTAACGGAAAAGAAAATTCCCGTCCTCGGTATCACAGGAACAGGGGGAGCAGGTAAGAGCTCGCTTACTGATGAGCTGATCCGCCGTTTCGTTAATGAAATTCCTGAGAAAAAGATCGGGATTTTATCTGTCGATCCGACGAAAAAGAAAACCGGCGGCGCGCTGCTTGGCGACCGGATTCGGATGAACGCGATTTTTAGCCCGCGTGTATATATGAGGTCACTGGCCACGAGAGACGCTCGTTCTGAACTGTCCACCGCAGTCGAAGAAGCGATTCAAGTGATGAAAGCCGGCGGGATGGATTTAATCATCGTGGAAACGAGTGGGATCGGCCAGGGGGATGCGGCGATTACCGACGTGACGGATCTTTCGATGTATGTCATGACCGCAGAATTCGGGGCGCCTTCACAGCTTGAGAAAATCGACATGATCGATTTCGCTGATTTTATCGTCATTAATAAATTCGAACAAAAAGGCACTGAGGATGCTCTTAATCAGGTGAAAAAGCAGTATGAGCGCAGCCACATGCTATTTCACTCAGACAGTTCCAAGTATCCGGTCTACGGAACGATTGCCAGCCAGTTTAACGACCCAGGGACAAACACACTGTTTGCTGGAATTGTCGATAAATTGAATGAAGATTACAGCTGGCAGGAAGATACGCAGCTTGAGAGAGTAGAAAAAGTTGAGAAACAGAATGTGATTATTCCTAATGAACGCCAGCAGTACCTGCGCGATATTTCAAAAGCCGTGCGGGATTACCATGAGCATGCAGAGGAACAGGCAGAGCAGGCACGCAGGCTTTATCAGTTAAAAGGAGCTGCTCAACTTCTTGAGGATGATCAGACAAAACCAGCGCTTCTTTCCTCTATTGAAGAGCATGAAGAAAAGCTCGATCGTCATTCAACAGATCTGCTTAATGACTGGGACGCTCTGCATGAGCGCTACAGCGGGGATACGTACACATTTAAAGTACGTGATAAAGAAATCACGATGGACATTACAACTGAAAGCTTATCAGGCTTGAAGATTCCTAAAGTTGCACTTCCAAATTACAGCGATTGGGGTGACAGACTGACATGGCTGTTAAAAGAAAATGTGCCGGGTGCGTTTCCGTTTACTACTGGAGTATTTCCATTTAAGCGTAAAGGTGAAGATCCAAAGCGCCAGTTTGCCGGTGAAGGTACACCTGAGCGTACGAACCGCCGATTCCACTATTTATCTGAAGGAGACGAAGCGAAGCGCTTAAGTACGGCGTTTGATTCCGTAACACTTTACGGGGAAGATCCTGATGAGCGTCCTGATATTTACGGGAAAGTCGGGGAGAGCGGCGTTAACATTTGTACACTCGAAGATATGAAAAAGTTGTACGATGGCTTTGACCTGATCGATCCGTCCACATCGGTTTCAATGACGATTAACGGGCCGGCACCGATTATTTTAGCCATGTACTTCAATACAGCGATCGATCAGCAGATGGAGAAGTTTAAAGAAGAAAACGGCCGTGAACCGAATGAAGAGGAAGCGGCTAATATTAAAGAAGAAACGATTCGAGTCGTCCGCGGTACGGTTCAGGCTGACATTTTAAAAGAAGATCAGGGCCAGAACACGTGTATTTTCTCCACAGAATTTGCATTGCGGATGATGGGCGATATTCAGCAGTACTTCATTGACCATGAGGTACGCAACTATTACTCTGTATCGATTTCCGGCTACCATATAGCCGAAGCTGGCGCAAACCCGATTACTCAGCTTGCGTTTACGCTGGCGAACGGCTTTACGTATGTTGAATACTATTTAAGCCGCGGCATGGATATCAATAAGTTCGCACCGAACCTGTCGTTCTTCTTCTCCAACGGTTTAGATCCGGAATATACCGTGCTTGGGAGAGTAGCGAGAAGAATCTGGGCGATTGTAATGAAAAATAAATACGGAGCAAATGAGCGCAGCCAGAAGCTGAAGTACCACATTCAAACGTCCGGCCGCTCTCTGCACGCACAGGAGATTGATTTTAACGACATCCGGACTACCCTTCAGGCTTTAATTGCGATCCAGGACAACTGTAACTCGCTGCATACGAACTCTTATGATGAAGCGATCACGACACCAACACAGGAGTCTGTTCGCCGAGCGATGGCCATTCAAATGATCATCAGCAAAGAATTCGGATTGACAAAGAATGAAAACTCCCTGCAAGGATCCTACATTATTCGCGAGCTGACAGATCTTGTCGAAGAAGCCGTACTGCAGGAGTTTGAGAGAATCAACGATCGCGGCGGTGTGCTTGGAGCTATGGAGCGCCAGTATCAGCGCGGCAAGATTCAGGAAGAATCGCTTTATTATGAAGGGAAAAAGCATTCAGGCGAACTGCCGATTATCGGTGTAAATACGTACCTGAACCCTAATCCGCCTTCTGAAGAAGAGATTGACTCTATGGAGTTAGCACGTGCTTCTAAAGAAGAGAAAGAACACCAGATTAAAGAGCTGCGCAGCTTCCAGAAGCAGCATGAGAACGAAACAGAAACCGCACTTCAGCGACTGCAGCACACAGCCGCCAGTGGAGGAAACATTTTTGCTGAATTAATGGAGACCGTAAAAGTAGCCAGCCTCGGTCAGATCACCAATGCACTTTACAAAGTCGGAGGCCAATACCGACGCAATATGTAA
- the rpoE gene encoding DNA-directed RNA polymerase subunit delta, with protein MTIKEMSREQIEETSMIELAVAILEEEREAMDFNEIFERIASLKGFTAAQKETNIAQFYTDLNVDGGFMTIGTNRWGLKTWYPVEQMEEEIATLPQKRKKKKKKVANLLEDELGVEGFDDEIEEDLDDDLDLTDEDLELDEEEDVTDEFDEDYEEDEDELTNSDEVSFIGDEDEEDES; from the coding sequence GTGACTATTAAGGAAATGAGCCGAGAACAAATTGAAGAAACTTCAATGATTGAATTAGCTGTCGCCATCCTGGAAGAGGAGAGAGAAGCGATGGATTTTAACGAAATCTTTGAGCGTATTGCTTCTTTAAAAGGATTTACAGCTGCACAAAAAGAAACCAATATTGCCCAATTCTATACAGATTTAAATGTGGACGGCGGTTTCATGACGATCGGGACAAACCGATGGGGACTGAAAACCTGGTATCCTGTGGAACAAATGGAAGAAGAAATAGCTACACTGCCGCAGAAGCGTAAGAAGAAGAAGAAAAAAGTGGCGAACCTTTTGGAAGACGAGCTTGGTGTTGAAGGCTTCGACGATGAGATTGAAGAAGACCTCGATGACGATCTTGATCTGACAGATGAAGATCTTGAGCTTGATGAAGAGGAAGACGTTACGGATGAGTTCGACGAGGATTATGAAGAAGACGAAGACGAGTTGACGAACAGTGACGAAGTAAGCTTCATTGGTGACGAAGACGAGGAAGATGAATCCTAA
- a CDS encoding CTP synthase: MATKYIFVTGGVVSSLGKGITAASLGRLLKNRGLKVTIQKFDPYINVDPGTMSPYQHGEVFVTDDGAETDLDLGHYERFIDINLNKFSNITTGKVYSNVIKKERRGDYLGGTVQVIPHITNEIKDRVFRAGHETNADVVITEIGGTVGDIESLPFLEAIRQIKSDIGREHVMYLHCTLVPYLKAAGEMKTKPTQHSVKELRSLGIQPDVIVLRTEMKISEDMKEKIALFCDINKQAVIEAGDADTLYDVPLTLQEQKLDELTCQHFGLETKPAEMDEWYQLVQQVKNLKEKATIGLVGKYVELPDAYISVVEALKHAGYSYDADIEIKWVNSEEVTRENVEAQLQDVDGILVPGGFGDRGIEGKIEAIRYARESKVPFLGICLGMQLATVEFARHELGLKGAHSAEIDPSTPHPIIDLLPEQKEVSDLGGTLRLGIYPSRLKPGTKAMETYGEEVVYERHRHRFEFNNHYREQMEEKGFVFSGTSPDGRLVEIIEVKDHPWFVASQFHPEFKSRPTRPQELFNGFIGAVMQEK, encoded by the coding sequence ATGGCAACAAAGTATATTTTCGTCACAGGTGGTGTAGTATCGTCCTTAGGGAAAGGGATTACGGCAGCTTCTTTAGGACGACTGCTGAAAAACCGAGGATTAAAGGTTACGATTCAAAAATTTGACCCGTACATCAACGTGGACCCGGGTACGATGAGTCCATACCAGCACGGGGAAGTTTTCGTTACAGATGATGGAGCGGAAACAGACCTCGACCTTGGCCACTATGAGCGTTTCATTGATATCAACTTAAATAAGTTCAGCAACATCACAACAGGAAAAGTATATTCAAATGTTATTAAAAAGGAACGCCGCGGCGATTATCTTGGAGGAACGGTTCAGGTTATTCCTCATATTACGAATGAAATCAAGGACCGTGTCTTCCGTGCCGGCCATGAAACGAATGCAGATGTCGTCATCACTGAAATCGGAGGTACGGTAGGGGATATCGAATCACTGCCATTCCTAGAAGCAATCCGCCAGATTAAGAGTGATATCGGCCGTGAACACGTCATGTACCTTCACTGTACGCTTGTTCCTTACTTAAAAGCGGCAGGCGAAATGAAAACAAAACCGACCCAGCACAGTGTAAAAGAATTACGCTCTCTTGGTATTCAGCCTGATGTGATCGTATTGCGTACAGAAATGAAGATTTCTGAAGATATGAAAGAAAAAATAGCTCTGTTCTGTGACATCAATAAACAAGCGGTTATTGAAGCAGGAGATGCTGATACATTATATGATGTGCCGCTTACCCTTCAGGAGCAGAAGCTTGACGAGCTGACTTGCCAGCACTTCGGCCTTGAAACCAAACCGGCGGAAATGGACGAATGGTATCAGCTTGTGCAACAAGTTAAAAACTTAAAAGAAAAAGCAACAATCGGGTTAGTCGGTAAATATGTCGAGCTGCCGGATGCTTATATTTCTGTCGTTGAAGCTCTGAAACACGCAGGCTACAGCTATGACGCCGACATTGAAATTAAGTGGGTCAACTCTGAAGAGGTTACTCGCGAGAACGTGGAAGCCCAGCTTCAGGATGTTGATGGAATTCTTGTTCCCGGCGGATTTGGCGACCGCGGAATTGAAGGGAAAATTGAAGCGATCCGTTACGCAAGAGAAAGTAAAGTGCCTTTCCTTGGAATCTGCTTAGGCATGCAGCTGGCAACGGTTGAATTTGCCCGCCATGAGCTTGGACTTAAAGGAGCTCACTCAGCAGAAATCGATCCATCCACGCCGCACCCAATTATTGATCTGCTTCCTGAGCAAAAAGAGGTATCTGATCTTGGGGGGACGCTTCGTCTTGGAATTTACCCATCCCGCTTGAAGCCAGGCACAAAAGCGATGGAAACTTACGGAGAGGAAGTCGTATACGAACGTCACCGCCACCGTTTTGAGTTTAACAATCACTACCGTGAACAAATGGAAGAAAAAGGATTTGTGTTCTCAGGGACAAGCCCGGACGGACGCCTTGTTGAGATTATCGAAGTCAAGGATCATCCTTGGTTTGTAGCAAGCCAGTTCCACCCGGAATTCAAATCACGCCCAACACGTCCGCAGGAACTTTTCAACGGATTTATTGGAGCGGTTATGCAGGAGAAATAA
- a CDS encoding response regulator has protein sequence MGNKLLVVDDQPGIRLLLEELLKADGYEIITAKTGKEACEAAVEHQPDLILMDYRLPLMNGSEVLQFLEGKDLHQPVLVMTGLSPKSIAENIQFSFVKEVVSKPFDIHELRELVSKTMTAKK, from the coding sequence ATGGGAAACAAACTATTAGTAGTAGACGATCAACCAGGTATCAGACTGTTGCTTGAAGAATTACTCAAAGCGGACGGATATGAAATTATCACAGCAAAAACAGGAAAAGAAGCATGCGAAGCAGCTGTCGAACATCAGCCGGATTTAATCTTAATGGATTATAGACTACCCTTAATGAATGGAAGCGAAGTCTTACAGTTTTTAGAAGGGAAAGACCTTCATCAGCCCGTCCTCGTAATGACAGGTTTATCTCCTAAATCCATTGCTGAGAATATCCAATTTTCTTTTGTTAAGGAAGTTGTTTCCAAGCCATTCGACATTCATGAGCTGCGTGAATTAGTCTCAAAAACAATGACAGCAAAAAAATAA
- the fba gene encoding class II fructose-1,6-bisphosphate aldolase, which translates to MPLVSMKEMLEKAKEERYGVGQFNLNNLEYAQAILQAAEEEQSPVILGVSEGAGRYMGGFNVVVAMVKSLMESYGTTVPVAIHLDHGSSFQKCAEAIHAGFTSVMIDASHDPLEENIAVTKKVVELAHIHGVSVEAELGRVGGQEDDLIVDDAEAAYAIPSECKQLVDETNVDVFAPALGSVHGPYKGEPNLGFDRMEEIMGLVDKPLVLHGGTGIPTHDIKKAISFGTAKINVNTENQIAQGKAVRQVLADQPEQYDPRKYLGPGRDAIKETVIGKMREFGSSQKA; encoded by the coding sequence ATGCCGTTAGTTTCAATGAAAGAAATGCTAGAAAAAGCGAAGGAAGAACGCTATGGAGTTGGGCAGTTTAACCTTAACAACCTAGAGTACGCTCAAGCAATTCTTCAAGCTGCAGAAGAAGAACAGTCTCCGGTAATCCTTGGAGTATCAGAAGGTGCTGGCCGCTACATGGGCGGATTCAACGTTGTAGTTGCTATGGTTAAATCTCTAATGGAATCTTATGGAACAACTGTGCCAGTTGCCATCCACTTAGATCACGGATCAAGCTTCCAAAAATGTGCAGAAGCTATCCACGCTGGATTTACTTCTGTTATGATTGATGCATCTCATGATCCACTAGAAGAGAACATTGCAGTAACGAAAAAAGTTGTTGAACTTGCTCACATCCACGGAGTTTCTGTTGAAGCAGAACTTGGCCGTGTAGGAGGACAAGAAGACGATCTTATCGTTGATGATGCAGAAGCAGCTTACGCGATTCCATCTGAATGTAAGCAGCTAGTTGATGAAACAAACGTTGACGTATTCGCTCCAGCTCTTGGTTCTGTGCACGGACCTTACAAAGGGGAGCCTAACCTTGGATTCGACCGTATGGAAGAAATCATGGGTCTTGTAGACAAGCCGCTGGTTCTTCACGGTGGAACAGGAATCCCTACACATGATATTAAGAAAGCTATTTCTTTCGGAACAGCGAAAATTAACGTAAATACAGAAAACCAAATCGCTCAAGGTAAAGCTGTGCGTCAGGTACTGGCTGATCAGCCTGAGCAATACGATCCACGTAAATATCTTGGACCTGGCCGCGACGCTATTAAAGAAACGGTTATTGGCAAGATGCGTGAATTTGGTTCTTCTCAAAAAGCATAA
- the fsa gene encoding fructose-6-phosphate aldolase: protein MKFFIDSANISDIREANALGLLDGVTTNPSLVAKEGVSFHDRLKEITTEVTEGSVSAEVISLDAEGMLKEAKELAAIAPNITIKVPMTLEGLKAVKALSDLNITTNVTLIFNANQALMAARAGATYVSPFLGRLDDIGQNGIELIAQIAEIFDRHAIETEIIAASVRHPMHLTEAALNGAHIATVPFKLFEQIVKHPLTDQGIEKFLNDWNNQK from the coding sequence ATGAAATTTTTCATTGATTCAGCCAATATTTCAGATATTAGAGAAGCAAACGCCCTCGGACTGCTTGATGGAGTAACAACAAATCCAAGCCTAGTTGCTAAAGAAGGTGTCTCTTTTCACGATCGGTTAAAAGAAATTACTACAGAAGTAACAGAAGGATCAGTCAGTGCCGAGGTTATTTCTCTGGATGCAGAAGGTATGCTGAAAGAAGCTAAAGAGCTGGCTGCAATCGCGCCGAATATTACCATTAAAGTGCCGATGACTTTAGAAGGTCTTAAAGCCGTTAAAGCATTGAGCGACTTAAATATAACAACGAATGTTACCTTGATTTTCAATGCCAATCAGGCGCTTATGGCCGCCCGCGCAGGAGCTACCTACGTGTCACCTTTCTTAGGAAGATTGGACGATATTGGCCAAAACGGAATAGAACTTATTGCTCAAATTGCGGAGATCTTTGACCGCCACGCCATTGAAACGGAGATCATTGCAGCATCTGTACGCCACCCAATGCACCTTACAGAAGCAGCATTAAACGGTGCTCACATCGCGACTGTGCCATTTAAACTATTTGAGCAAATCGTGAAGCACCCGCTCACGGATCAGGGTATTGAAAAATTTCTAAATGACTGGAATAATCAAAAGTAA
- a CDS encoding UDP-N-acetylglucosamine 1-carboxyvinyltransferase, with protein MRKLIVEGGPRLRGQVRVSGAKNSAVALLPAAILANSTVTIEGLPNISDVQTLSELLEEIGGRVNKDGQTIEIDPSEMISMPLPNGRVKKLRASYYFMGAMLGRFKKAVIGLPGGCHLGPRPIDQHIKGFEALGAEVSNEQGALYLRAKELRGARIYLDVVSVGATINIMLAAVKAKGKTTIENAAKEPEIIDVATLLTSMGAKIKGAGTDVIRIEGVEELKGCLHTIIPDRIEAGTYTIMAAAQGDGMIIDNVIPQHLESLLAKLREMGVTIEENEEQLYVKPGEKIKSVDIKTLVYPGFPTDLQQPFTTLLTQATGTGVVTDTVYPARFKHIDELRRMNASIKTEGGSAIIAGPSHLEGAKVKATDLRAGAALVIAGLMADGITEITGIDHIERGYENITNKLIELGAKIWYEEMSEEEVEQFQNS; from the coding sequence ATGAGAAAATTAATAGTTGAAGGCGGACCCCGTTTACGTGGACAAGTTCGCGTAAGCGGCGCAAAAAACAGTGCTGTTGCCTTATTACCTGCTGCGATTTTGGCCAATTCTACGGTAACTATTGAAGGACTTCCTAACATATCTGACGTTCAGACTCTATCAGAGCTGTTAGAAGAGATCGGCGGAAGAGTCAATAAAGATGGACAAACGATCGAAATTGATCCATCAGAAATGATCTCTATGCCGCTTCCGAATGGACGAGTCAAAAAGCTGCGTGCTTCCTATTACTTTATGGGCGCCATGCTCGGCCGCTTTAAAAAGGCGGTTATCGGCCTTCCTGGAGGCTGTCACTTAGGTCCTCGTCCGATCGATCAGCATATTAAAGGATTTGAAGCTTTAGGTGCTGAAGTAAGCAATGAACAGGGTGCTCTTTATCTGCGTGCCAAAGAGCTTCGCGGAGCGCGTATTTACCTGGATGTTGTCAGTGTGGGAGCAACGATCAATATTATGCTCGCTGCTGTCAAAGCCAAAGGAAAAACGACGATTGAAAATGCCGCGAAAGAACCCGAAATCATTGATGTAGCCACATTGCTGACAAGCATGGGAGCTAAAATCAAAGGAGCCGGAACAGACGTCATCCGTATCGAAGGTGTGGAAGAGCTGAAAGGCTGTCTGCACACGATCATTCCAGACCGAATTGAAGCCGGAACGTATACGATTATGGCCGCTGCGCAGGGAGACGGCATGATTATTGATAACGTCATCCCGCAGCACCTGGAATCCCTTTTAGCCAAGCTTCGTGAAATGGGCGTTACCATTGAGGAAAACGAAGAACAGCTTTACGTGAAACCAGGAGAAAAGATAAAGAGTGTCGATATCAAAACACTCGTTTATCCAGGATTTCCAACTGATCTTCAGCAGCCGTTTACTACACTGCTGACCCAGGCAACCGGGACAGGCGTTGTCACAGACACGGTTTATCCCGCTCGTTTTAAGCATATCGATGAACTCAGACGCATGAATGCATCGATTAAGACCGAAGGCGGGTCGGCGATCATAGCCGGTCCATCACACCTCGAAGGAGCTAAAGTGAAAGCCACCGACCTTAGAGCCGGTGCCGCTTTAGTCATCGCTGGCTTAATGGCCGACGGCATTACCGAAATCACCGGAATCGACCATATCGAACGAGGTTATGAGAACATCACCAACAAACTCATTGAACTCGGAGCTAAAATCTGGTACGAAGAAATGTCAGAAGAAGAAGTCGAACAATTCCAGAATTCTTAA